From a region of the Saccharomycodes ludwigii strain NBRC 1722 chromosome VII, whole genome shotgun sequence genome:
- the AIM21 gene encoding Aim21p (similar to Saccharomyces cerevisiae YIR003W | AIM21 | Altered Inheritance rate of Mitochondria) → MSDLSDQKEEAPAEKDETPTTKPTQGNGISNTSNVTPVIPPRRPQKRPKTFTSLASVHPGHQFHRTATETTVNANYASSNSTRLEEMMKLLDKTEKDTKELKEQLEEEECAKDNGDVDDHNNNIPEQRENEEPSEKNDNLSEESKKGLVRVVSGSQKNGGESEQLLAKDGKEEEEIVSEQEEKPVQISGRESVNNGITPENAINCTDDVKEDLCDNIARPNKHTILTSSSFSTTTNAAEAPGATENIPADTSANIHEITENVPADTNTKNLEVFEGKPTNIDTQVTEMPESASAGISTGNFETPDNKHANIDDKVSEVTESAPTESNIEKFEAPKDNHTDIDAKISEITENVPINKNVENLEATGSKAADTNTKLSKVSGDTSNNSNDSPTPIAKQKPRVPKKLSSKIAAFQKMLQERQEEEQNPLTRFERRKPIEIPKDNEEQEKVENNGSTDIEPVEDSTQKSGETVQDISTEKGATSNAKPKFQGSRANFVNNLNGLFAMGMPMPGISMPNKPNANNVDPLAPQVPDSRPKTLSKPTVKEKKIDDVRQKRARGPRGRRLPTKIANVEKIEVKANENVVEVFDTWCFSFADNDVSSPVGLSEKDIDKSEKEEKEIMAERGEEEKGEEDSNLERIISVDSGTDVFVDSINDNDSEVINSELSLNEAADSGIPDRQPNLNSKITPGVSTLPIESVAGNVCNKNPDDSAMSIPILPYIPSRRPTVFFPARNNDSTKLEDGTKLEDGTKLEDGTKLEDGTKLEDGTKLEDGTKLEDGTKLEDSTKLEDSTKLEDSTKLEDITKLEDSTKLEDSTKLEDSTKLEDNSDTNIPYIPEKRPTNALNQDLVFPKQDTTVNSEISSSIATEKPIIKTFEEAITPLKQEEAIEPQTSHVVPQMALPRIPSKRPTVIVKDETPKPTLLNATANSNNVPTVPARRPVRRQDSANNIDGNIKEIGD, encoded by the coding sequence atgTCAGATTTATCTGATCAAAAGGAGGAAGCGCCAGCTGAGAAGGATGAAACACCAACAACTAAACCCACTCAAGGAAATGGGATTTCTAATACTAGTAATGTTACACCCGTTATTCCACCCAGGAGACCTCAAAAAAGACCAAAAACATTTACTAGTCTGGCTAGTGTTCATCCCGGACACCAATTCCATAGGACTGCGACTGAGACAACAGTTAATGCCAATTATGCTTCCAGCAATAGTACCAGGCTGGAGGAAATGATGAAATTACTAGATAAGACTGAAAAAGACActaaagaattaaaagagCAAttggaagaggaagaatGTGCGAAGGACAATGGTGATGTCGAtgatcataataataatattcccGAACAACGTGAGAATGAAGAACcatcagaaaaaaatgataactTGTCTGAAGAGTCCAAAAAAGGCTTGGTACGGGTGGTTAGTGGCAGCCAAAAAAATGGAGGTGAGAGTGAACAATTGCTTGCAAAAGATGGcaaagaggaagaagaaatagtATCAGAACAAGAGGAAAAGCCTGTGCAGATATCTGGCAGGGAAAGCGTAAATAATGGCATTACACCGGAGAACGCCATTAATTGTACGGATGATGTAAAAGAAGATCTTTGTGACAATATTGCAAGACCCAATAAACATACCATTCTTacttcttcctctttttcGACAACCACTAATGCTGCTGAAGCTCCCGGAGCAACTGAGAACATACCTGCAGATACTAGCGCTAATATTCATGAAATAACCGAGAATGTTCCTGCtgatactaatactaaGAATCTTGAAGTATTCGAAGGTAAGCCCACTAATATCGATACCCAAGTTACTGAAATGCCTGAGAGTGCTTCTGCCGGCATTAGTACTGGAAACTTTGAAACACCTGATAATAAACATGCAAATATCGATGATAAAGTTTCTGAAGTGACTGAGAGCGCCCCTACTGAAAgcaatattgaaaaatttgaagcACCCAAAGATAACCATACTGATATTGATGCTAAAATCTCTGAAATCACTGAAAATGTCCCTATTAATAAGAATGTGGAAAATCTTGAAGCAACAGGGAGTAAAGCTGCCGATACCAATACCAAACTTTCTAAAGTAAGTGGGGATACATCTAACAATTCTAATGATTCCCCCACTCCGATCGCTAAACAAAAGCCTCGTGTTCCTAAAAAACTATCATCTAAAATAGCTGCTTTCCAAAAAATGTTGCAAGAAAGACAAGAAGAAGAGCAGAACCCATTAACTCGttttgaaagaagaaaacCAATCGAAATACCAAAAGATAAcgaagaacaagaaaaagtGGAAAATAATGGTTCTACAGATATAGAACCTGTAGAAGATAGCACACAAAAAAGTGGGGAAACTGTTCAAGATATTAGTACCGAAAAGGGTGCAACTAGCAATGCGAAACCCAAGTTTCAAGGCTCAAGAGCTAACTTTGTCAACAATTTAAATGGATTATTTGCAATGGGTATGCCAATGCCAGGAATATCAATGCCAAATAAGCCCAATGCTAATAATGTTGACCCGCTTGCGCCTCAAGTTCCGGATTCAAGACCTAAAACCTTATCCAAGCCAACcgtaaaagaaaaaaaaattgatgatGTGCGCCAAAAAAGAGCCAGAGGTCCTCGTGGGAGAAGACTACCCACTAAAATTGCTAATGTGGAAAAAATCGAGGTTAAAGcaaatgaaaatgttgTGGAAGTTTTTGATACTTGGTGTTTTTCATTTGCTGATAACGATGTTTCAAGTCCTGTGGGACTCTCTGAAAAAGATATAGATAAAAGtgagaaagaagaaaaagaaataatggCGGAGAGAggtgaagaagaaaaaggggAGGAAGATAGTAATTTAGAGAGAATTATTAGTGTCGATAGTGGTACAgatgtttttgttgattcaataaatgataatgatagtgAGGTTATCAATAGTGAGCTTTCTTTAAATGAAGCAGCAGATTCAGGTATCCCTGATAGACAACCAAATTTAAATTCGAAAATTACCCCAGGCGTCTCGACATTACCTATTGAATCCGTTGCAGGGAATgtttgtaataaaaatccTGATGATTCTGCCATGTCTATTCCAATTTTACCGTACATTCCCAGCAGAAGACcaacagttttttttcctgcTCGTAACAACGATAGCACTAAATTAGAAGATGGTACTAAATTAGAAGATGGTACTAAATTAGAAGATGGTACTAAATTAGAAGATGGTACTAAATTAGAAGATGGTACTAAATTAGAAGATGGTACTAAATTAGAAGATGGTACTAAATTAGAAGATAGTACTAAATTAGAAGATAGTACTAAATTAGAAGATAGTACCAAGTTAGAAGATATTACCAAGTTAGAAGATAGTACCAAGTTAGAAGATAGTACCAAGTTAGAAGATAGTACCAAGTTAGAAGATAATTCTGATACAAACATACCGTATATTCCAGAAAAGAGACCCACAAATGCCTTAAACCAGGACTTGGTATTTCCAAAACAGGATACTACTGTTAATTCGGAAATTTCATCTTCTATTGCTACGGAAAAACCTATAATCAAAACTTTCGAAGAGGCAATAACACCTttaaaacaagaagaagCGATAGAACCTCAAACGAGTCATGTTGTTCCTCAAATGGCATTACCGCGTATACCTTCAAAGAGACCAACCGTTATTGTTAAAGATGAAACACCTAAACCTACATTATTAAACGCTACTgctaatagtaataatgttCCTACCGTCCCTGCAAGAAGACCAGTAAGACGTCAAGATAGTGCCAATAATATCGATGGtaatattaaagaaattggtgattaa
- the NTF2 gene encoding Ran GTPase-binding protein NTF2 (similar to Saccharomyces cerevisiae YER009W | NTF2 | Nuclear Transport Factor) encodes MSVDISAVAQQFTEYYYNVFDSNRAQLNSLYREQSMLTFETIQLQGTANIVEKLQSLPFQKVQHRVTTLDAQPASPNGDILVLITGDLLVDEEQNPQRFSQAFHLIPDNGSYYVLNDIFRLNYSI; translated from the coding sequence ATGTCTGTTGATATTAGCGCTGTTGCTCAACAATTTACTGAATACTACTACAATGTTTTCGATTCTAACAGAGCCCAATTAAATTCTTTATATAGGGAACAAAGTATGTTAACTTTTGAAACCATTCAATTACAAGGTACAGCTAACATTGTTGAAAAACTACAATCTTTGCCATTCCAGAAAGTTCAACACAGAGTTACTACATTGGATGCTCAACCAGCTTCTCCAAATGGCGATATTTTGGTTTTGATTACTGGTGATTTATTGGTTGACGAGGAGCAAAATCCACAAAGATTTTCTCAAGCCTTTCATTTGATCCCAGATAATGGTTCCTATTATGTGTTGAATGATATCTTCCGTTTGAATTATTCTATTTAA
- the SEC3 gene encoding GTP-Rho binding exocyst subunit SEC3 (similar to Saccharomyces cerevisiae YER008C | SEC3 | SECretory) has product MNKAISLKKFSHSRHTQNDGIRNNNNTNANTNAAYQYTHQRMPSTGSISSYGVKRAPSHSNNPPISANNNNNNTTSAHKRNSSVNSVSSNLLAEQYDRDRNSIISSCFNKKLDPKTGQPILTYFTHVRIIEDSKYPSSRPASNSSLTNKKKRVLIVSANNQTNQVFLNKARENHDHTFQIGRTWSLKELTCLESDPMVPEGFVFTMTKKYYWETNTAKERTIFTKTLVKIYMDYFEGRVPILINWDLSMFYLDERSYERAVIHPNESIQTKPRLNNGMKQQRHPLEQEQFKGQQMQQERLRQQEEQSRKQQEDRLRQQQEEQLRKQQEDRLRQQQEEQLRKQQEDRLRQQQQQQQQEQLRKQQEDRLRQQQQEEEEQLRKQQEDRLRQQQQEEEEQLRKQQEDRLRQQQQQQEQLRKQQEDRLRQQQQQQQQEQLRKQQEDRLRQQQQEQLKKQQEDRLRQQQQEQLRQQQEDRLRQQQEEQSRKQQQPPPRQQPYRHMQTSQHSISSSNTMNSPSGSQTPVVSPKNVLDRSASVTSTGSFVFTDQQQHRSSFSSSSHPYSNISRQSTQRINGSNNNLAGIVNTTVSSGNILQNTPYRTVGGRIPSDLAAADDSPYQRSATHNDTGEKASSLSPKLLNTNHSQQHHPYAFLPSRQPSIISSSPSFRRLPSADSTRLIVDVNTQHSEKSREGDHQLQSPGLKFKNNADTSVLKAESPLVTSFMNETNSFTQSSPSYRDKDFTSRGSQDSQQPQPIHTVIETSTAPETITIDSAHSAADTDIDLNDSINDSNNAELVVEEPIQPLNVFGHGQTQANDDSKISLDETNQAISKLPSTLAKKQQNVPDNFLEDLNLALSPTSPTASSALKNIGLHSRSESHVSQSSGGEKKGEKESNVDLSSGASDIDLNNIIDDSADLSFEKGDEVRYSQNFENISPTKFHEVSTIQEEDTKYGDNNKYSGPDKNLETSAPIIEETGSIVPVLASGGPRKPVSRKKRSRGFSVTSTTPENEKKAELQHVANILEQINWDADDTVDSLLLKLNGKMTDIEYRFNKELSAVSDTTSKLSSTKIKNACDQIDPWLSFFSMELSSFSKDIEIVESADNGLQVESANKKKLWNDLSQILNDVSIDQKTLDELSQLPISERNLGQLEKSLLKLYTALNAICGNDFSQKGITDEDSYDLSKMRALRERRAVYESVTDAFVDRSVAELSKIFGSLGKSSLQISGILSRLLTYSSITLFVKYVSDDSFETIISEWNDNIAGTYEVIINQILNNVVNNTIAPLGKDSQAITSFKDVGYLLKAWDEYKKTRNVDYLKAFKEDTCLKDIFKAISQVETLCLSYQNFIGKFFHMSSENIKIDEYIVNNPPSDRPQPLDKLAEIESDRKVAGDKYQMVSCVFQNSLAKFFNGLSNAIRKKHQILAPSLMMYVENEITKNLQKSDQEFLLSHFNRFFEKLQHDWDDYVLEQQLSMDRANLNYNSRSISPSFVGFSLFVFDLQQQSKYFIKEFDSNVQAQVTFQKLDTTYHKLGACVVSLLTKEDLSERLVDSLAPSADLNNGSSDGHTASSNSSSISMKKINKTVSLLINSHWLVETQNLLENEATTEIIATSAKQVFDSEKEKYADILVKTSMPKLYSFVQNAWTIVNTAGNANKKVDPSKWSTYSQNNLNKILDGYTSQEIHSLIDKLHKNMLQHFENQAVSTSDNVGLYKSMQQDLFTQLWSCVQGVTVSFYLRLYSLIDKHYKGTHVKFSKNDIISGFNEHKK; this is encoded by the coding sequence ATGAATAAAGCtatatcattaaaaaaattttctcaTAGCAGACATACACAGAATGATGGGATTcgcaacaataacaacacgAATGCCAATACTAATGCTGCTTATCAATATACACATCAAAGAATGCCTTCCACTGGCAGTATAAGTTCTTATGGTGTTAAAAGAGCACCAAGCCATTCAAACAATCCACCTATATCAgccaacaacaacaacaacaatacgACTTCGGCACATAAGAGGAACAGCAGTGTCAATTCTGTTAGCTCTAATTTATTGGCTGAACAGTATGATAGGGATCGTAACAGCATCATTAGttcttgttttaataaaaaattggatcCCAAGACTGGGCAACCCATACTAACTTATTTTACGCATGTTAGAATAATAGAAGATTCTAAGTATCCGAGCTCGAGACCAGCATCAAACTCATCATTGACCAATAAGAAGAAGAGAGTTTTAATTGTCAGCGCAAATAACCAAACGAATCAAGTTTTCTTGAATAAAGCTAGAGAAAATCATGACCATACTTTTCAGATTGGCAGAACCTGGTCTTTGAAGGAATTGACCTGTTTAGAAAGTGATCCTATGGTTCCAGAAGGGTTTGTTTTTACCATGACTAAAAAATACTACTGGGAAACTAATACCGCCAAGGAAAGAACTATTTTTACCAAGACTTTggttaaaatttatatgGATTATTTTGAAGGAAGGGTGCCTATCTTAATTAATTGGGATTTATCtatgttttatttggaTGAGAGAAGTTATGAAAGAGCTGTTATTCATCCAAATGAATCTATCCAAACAAAACCAAGACTTAATAATGGTATGAAACAGCAACGACATCCCTTGGAACAGGAGCAATTCAAGGGACAGCAAATGCAACAAGAAAGACTTAGACAACAGGAGGAGCAATCGAGGAAACAACAAGAGGATCGTTTAAGACAACAACAGGAAGAGCAATTGAGAAAACAGCAAGAGGATCGTTTAAGACAACAACAGGAAGAGCAATTGAGAAAACAGCAAGAGGATCGTTTaagacaacaacaacaacaacaacaacaagagCAATTGAGAAAACAACAAGAGGATCGTTTGagacaacaacagcaagaagaagaagagcaATTGAGAAAACAACAAGAGGATCGTTTGagacaacaacagcaagaagaagaagagcaATTGagaaaacaacaagaagATCGTTTaagacaacaacaacagcagcaaGAGCAATTGAGAAAACAACAGGAAGACCGTTTaagacaacaacaacaacaacaacagcaagaACAATTGagaaaacaacaagaagATCGTTTaagacaacaacaacaagagcaattgaaaaaacaacaagagGACCGTTTAAgacaacagcaacaagaGCAATTGAGACAACAACAAGAGGACCGCTTAagacaacaacaagaagaGCAATCAAGAAAGCAACAACAGCCTCCACCAAGACAACAACCTTACAGACATATGCAAACATCTCAACAttctatttcttcttcaaaTACTATGAATTCTCCATCTGGAAGTCAAACCCCTGTTGTTTCACCTAAAAATGTGTTGGATAGATCTGCCTCTGTTACCAGTACGGgtagttttgtttttactgACCAGCAACAACATAGATCCTCTTTTTCGTCTTCATCGCATCCTTATTCTAATATTTCAAGACAATCGACCCAGAGGATTAACGGTAGCAACAATAATCTTGCCGGTATAGTTAATACCACTGTTTCGAGTGGAAATATTTTGCAGAATACCCCATATCGAACAGTTGGAGGTAGAATTCCATCTGACTTAGCTGCTGCTGATGACAGTCCCTACCAACGCTCTGCTACCCATAATGATACCGGAGAGAAGGCCAGTTCTTTGTCTccaaaattgttaaataCAAACCACTCACAGCAACACCATCCATATGCATTTTTACCATCACGCCAGCCATCCATCATTTCCTCTTCGCCTTCTTTCCGTAGATTACCCAGTGCAGACAGTACTCGTCTCATTGTTGATGTTAATACTCAACATTCAGAGAAATCAAGAGAAGGAGATCACCAATTGCAATCTCCAGGTTTgaaattcaaaaacaatGCCGATACTTCAGTGTTAAAGGCCGAAAGTCCTTTAGTAACTAGTTTCATGAATGAAACTAATTCTTTTACCCAATCTTCTCCATCTTACAGGGATAAAGACTTTACTTCCAGGGGTTCACAAGACTCACAGCAGCCTCAGCCAATTCATACGGTAATTGAAACTAGCACGGCGCCTGAAACCATTACCATTGATTCTGCTCATTCCGCTGCCGACACTGATATTGATTTGAACGATAGTATAAATGATTCTAATAATGCCGAACTTGTTGTGGAAGAACCAATCCAGCCTCTAAATGTGTTTGGACATGGACAAACACAAGCTAACGATGATAGTAAGATATCGCTGGATGAAACCAATCAGGCTATTTCCAAATTACCCTCAACTTTAGccaaaaaacaacaaaatgtCCCCGATAACTTTTTAGAAGATTTGAATTTGGCCTTATCACCAACTTCTCCTACCGCATCATCCgctttgaaaaatattggatTACACTCTCGCAGCGAGTCCCATGTATCTCAGAGTTCTGGGGGTGAAAAGAAAGGAGAGAAAGAATCTAATGTGGATTTATCCAGTGGGGCTAGTGATATTGACTTGAATAACATTATTGATGATAGTGCGGACCTATCATTTGAGAAGGGCGATGAAGTTAGATATAGCCAaaactttgaaaatatttcgCCGACTAAGTTCCATGAAGTTTCAACGATTCAGGAAGAAGATACCAAGTACGGTGACAATAATAAGTATAGTGGTCCTGACAAGAATCTAGAGACCTCTGCACCAATTATTGAAGAAACAGGTAGTATTGTTCCAGTCCTTGCTAGCGGTGGACCTAGAAAGCCTGTTTCGAGGAAAAAGAGATCTCGTGGCTTTAGTGTAACTAGTACTACACCagaaaacgaaaaaaaagccGAATTGCAACATGTGGCTAATATTCTAGAACAAATCAACTGGGATGCGGATGATACAGTAGattcgttattattaaaactaaatGGGAAAATGACAGACATTGAATACCGTTTTAACAAGGAATTGAGTGCGGTATCGGATACTACTTCTAAATTATCCAGTACCAAGATTAAAAATGCATGTGATCAAATTGATCCATggttatcctttttttctatggAATTGTCTAGTTTCTCAAAGGATATCGAGATTGTGGAAAGTGCCGATAATGGTTTACAAGTGGAGTCAgcaaacaagaaaaaattgtgGAACGATTTGTCTCAAATTTTAAACGATGTGTCCATTGATCAAAAGACTTTGGATGAGTTAAGCCAGTTGCCTATCAGTGAAAGAAACTTAGGCCAACTTGAAAAATCTCTGTTGAAGCTATATACTGCGTTAAATGCCATTTGTGGAAACGATTTTTCTCAAAAAGGTATCACAGACGAAGACTCCTATGATTTAAGTAAAATGAGGGCGTTGAGGGAAAGAAGAGCCGTCTATGAATCTGTTACAGATGCTTTTGTTGATAGAAGTGTTGCTGAATTaagtaaaatatttggttcATTAGGAAAAAGTTCATTGCAAATCTCTGGAATCCTATCAAGATTGCTGACGTATTCTTCAATCACGTTATTTGTGAAATATGTTTCCGATGATTCCTTCGAAACTATTATTTCTGAATGGAATGACAACATTGCCGGTACCTATGAGGTGATTATTAACcaaattttgaataatgTAGTCAATAATACAATCGCGCCCCTAGGGAAAGATTCGCAAGCTATCACTAGTTTTAAAGATGTTGGCTATCTATTGAAAGCATGGGACGagtataaaaaaactagGAACGTTGATTATTTAAAGGCTTTCAAGGAAGATACGTGCTTGAAGGATATTTTCAAGGCCATTTCGCAGGTAGAAACTTTGTGTTTATCTTATCAAAATTTCATTGGTAAATTTTTCCACATGTCTTCggaaaatatcaaaattgACGAGTATATTGTTAACAATCCACCTTCCGATAGACCTCAACCTCTAGACAAGTTAGCTGAAATCGAGAGCGATCGTAAAGTTGCCGGTGATAAATACCAAATGGTTTCCTgtgtttttcaaaacagtTTGGCAAAGTTTTTTAATGGTTTATCTAATGCCATTCGGAAAAAACATCAAATTTTAGCTCCAAGTCTAATGATGTATGTGGAAAACGAAATTACCAAGAATTTGCAAAAATCAGATCAGGAGTTTTTGTTGTCACACTTTAACAGGTTTTTCGAAAAATTGCAGCATGACTGGGACGATTACGTTTTAGAACAGCAATTATCTATGGATCGTGCCAATTTGAATTACAACTCCAGGTCTATTTCACCTAGTTTTGTTGGGTTTtctctttttgttttcgaCCTTCAACAACAAAGCAAGTACTTCATTAAAGAATTTGATAGCAACGTTCAGGCCCAAGTTACTTTCCAGAAATTGGACACTACCTATCACAAATTGGGTGCCTGCGTTGTTTCCTTGTTAACGAAGGAGGATTTGAGTGAAAGATTGGTTGATAGTTTAGCTCCGTCAGCGGATTTAAATAACGGGAGTAGTGATGGGCACACAGCTTCTTCTAACTCATCTTCTATTtctatgaaaaaaattaacaagaCTGTTTCCCTATTAATCAATAGCCATTGGTTAGTGGAAACTCAAAACCTATTAGAGAATGAAGCAACAACTGAAATTATTGCTACAAGTGCCAAGCAAGTTTTTGATagtgaaaaggaaaagtaTGCGGATATTTTGGTGAAAACTTCGATGCCCAAGTTATATTCGTTTGTTCAAAACGCTTGGACTATAGTAAATACGGCAGGCAATGCGAATAAAAAGGTTGATCCATCCAAATGGTCAACTTATAgtcaaaataatttaaataagaTATTGGATGGGTATACATCACAAGAGATTCATAGTTTGATTGATAAATTGCACAAAAATATGTTGCAACATTTTGAAAACCAAGCTGTATCAACCAGTGATAATGTTGGGTTATACAAAAGCATGCAACAAGATTTATTTACTCAATTATGGTCTTGTGTTCAGGGTGTTACTGTTTCGTTTTACTTAAGATTGTATTCGTTGATAGATAAGCATTATAAAGGTACACATGTGAAATTTTCCAAGAATGATATTATATCTGGATTCAATGAACATAagaaatga
- the NUG1 gene encoding RNA-binding GTPase NUG1 (similar to Saccharomyces cerevisiae YER006W | NUG1 | NUclear GTPase), giving the protein MRVRKKQSKRTSTRMREGIKKKAAAQHRKEKKLAKKDVTWKSRHKKDPGIPASFPYKNKILEAIELKRQQDLETKKRERQERIELKKRQALEQGLEYEENMDLDDEADDDDDGSNGLAALMESAQQSAAEYEKNGNDSTNKKAFPENGDLEVVDYELDYEQNDDTSSTSELEKSRKAYDKIFKTVVDNSDVVLYVLDARDPEGTRSRKVEQAVLETHGSKKLILILNKVDLVPPYVLDQWLNFLKSSFPTIPFRAATGAVNSSSFNKKLSQQATSNALLEFLKKYANNSNLKRSIVVGVIGYPNVGKSSIINALTSQRGGGNYNVCPVGNQAGITTSLREVKIDNKLKILDSPGIVFPSEINAKSKSEHEAELALLNAIQPKYIIDPYPAVLKLVKRVSKSDIMTESFKKIYDLPPIPANDPETFTKHFLIHVARRRGRLGKGGIPDLASAGISVLNDWRDGKILGWVLPNTSKSSSLKAIEESAKNNIAASKKEENTTIVSEFSKEFDLDSLFNSLDDAISKQ; this is encoded by the coding sequence atGAGAGTAAGAAAGAAGCAATCAAAAAGAACTAGTACTCGTATGAGAGAaggtattaaaaaaaaagcagcTGCACAAcatagaaaagaaaaaaaattggccAAAAAAGATGTAACATGGAAATCCAGACACAAGAAGGATCCAGGTATTCCAGCTAGTTTCccatataaaaacaaaattttggaagctattgaattgaaaagaCAACAAGATTTGGAAACTAAGAAGAGAGAAAGACAAGAAAgaattgaattaaaaaaaagacaggCATTAGAACAAGGCTTGGAATATGAAGAAAACATGGATCTGGATGATGAAGccgatgatgatgatgatggaAGCAACGGTTTAGCTGCCTTGATGGAATCTGCCCAACAGTCAGCAGCCGAATACGAAAAAAACGGCAATGATAgcacaaataaaaaggcATTTCCTGAAAATGGAGATTTGGAGGTTGTTGATTATGAACTTGATTATGAGCAAAACGATGATACTAGCTCTACCAGCGAATTAGAAAAGTCTAGAAAAGCCTAcgataaaatttttaaaacggTTGTTGACAATTCTGACGTTGTTTTGTACGTGCTAGATGCCAGAGACCCAGAAGGTACCAGATCAAGAAAAGTTGAACAGGCTGTGTTGGAGACTCATGGaagtaaaaaattaattttaattttaaataaggTTGATTTGGTTCCGCCATATGTTTTAGATCAATGgttgaattttttgaagTCTAGTTTCCCTACTATTCCATTTAGAGCAGCAACTGGGGCTGtaaattcttcttcttttaataagaaATTATCGCAGCAGGCTACCTCTAACGCCTTGTTagaatttttgaaaaaatatgcCAACAATTCCAACTTGAAAAGGTCTATTGTAGTAGGTGTTATAGGGTATCCCAATGTTGGTAAATCTAGTATAATAAATGCGCTAACTTCTCAACGTGGTGGTGGTAATTATAATGTTTGTCCAGTGGGGAATCAAGCAGGTATAACCACTAGTTTAAGAGAGGTTAAAATCGACAATAAATTAAAGATTTTGGATTCTCCAGGTATTGTTTTCCCAAGTGAAATAAATGCTAAAAGCAAGAGTGAGCACGAGGCTGAATTGGCCCTATTGAATGCTATACAACCAAAGTACATAATAGATCCATATCCAGCGGTATTAAAATTGGTTAAAAGAGTGTCCAAATCTGATATTATGACGGAatcattcaaaaaaatatatgatttaCCACCTATTCCAGCCAATGACCCTGAAACATTTACGAAACATTTTTTGATTCATGTGGCTCGTAGGAGAGGTAGATTAGGTAAAGGCGGTATTCCAGACTTAGCAAGTGCTGGTATCAGTGTGCTAAATGATTGGAGAGATGGTAAAATATTGGGTTGGGTTTTACCAAATACTTCAAAGAGTTCGAGTTTGAAGGCTATTGAGGAATCTGCTAAGAATAACATTGCTGCCTCAAAGAAGGAAGAAAATACGACTATTGTTTCTGAATTTTCTAAAGAATTTGATTTAGAtagtttatttaattctttgGATGATGCTATCAGCAAGCAATGA